Proteins encoded together in one Pseudomonas arsenicoxydans window:
- a CDS encoding YggL family protein: MATNRSQRLRKKLCVDEFQELGFELNLDFKEDLADEAIDAFLDAFLKEAMEANGLGYVGGDDFGLVCLIKRGSVSEEQRAAVEAWLKGRTELTTAEVSPLLDVWYPEKPINPVA; this comes from the coding sequence ATGGCCACTAACCGCTCCCAGCGTCTGCGCAAAAAGCTCTGTGTAGACGAGTTCCAGGAATTGGGCTTCGAGCTGAACCTGGACTTCAAGGAAGATTTGGCTGACGAGGCAATCGATGCATTCCTCGACGCGTTCCTGAAAGAAGCCATGGAAGCCAACGGTCTGGGCTATGTCGGCGGCGACGACTTCGGTCTGGTTTGCCTGATCAAGCGTGGTTCGGTCAGCGAAGAACAGCGCGCTGCCGTTGAAGCCTGGCTCAAAGGCCGCACCGAGCTGACCACCGCTGAAGTCAGCCCGCTGCTGGACGTGTGGTACCCGGAAAAGCCGATCAATCCGGTAGCTTGA